From one Variovorax sp. PBL-H6 genomic stretch:
- a CDS encoding GntR family transcriptional regulator — MPSLPSPAQPATITIAPLEVRSTSLAEQAYERLRQLILDRQISAGSPLQEARLAEDLRISRTPMREALVRLAGEGLLVRRDARSYAVRALGTKEYFDCMRAREVIECEAIALAVAKITDAEIDALEAEAQALHNGEHSEIEHFHFDDRFHSLIANASGNVVFPRLVEELRVNARLFRLHSPLHRQRENHDEHGTIIDALRARDPERAREAMRAHLRSLQEDVKRAIIE; from the coding sequence ATGCCAAGCCTTCCCAGTCCGGCGCAGCCCGCCACCATCACCATCGCGCCGCTGGAGGTGCGTTCCACCAGCCTGGCCGAGCAGGCTTACGAGCGGTTGCGCCAGCTCATCCTCGACCGCCAGATCTCGGCCGGCAGCCCCTTGCAGGAAGCTCGCCTGGCCGAGGACCTGCGCATCTCCCGCACGCCGATGCGCGAGGCGCTGGTGCGGCTGGCCGGCGAAGGCCTGCTGGTGCGGCGCGACGCGCGCTCCTATGCCGTGCGCGCGCTCGGCACCAAGGAATACTTCGACTGCATGCGCGCGCGCGAGGTGATCGAGTGCGAGGCCATCGCGCTCGCCGTGGCCAAGATCACCGATGCCGAGATCGACGCGCTCGAGGCCGAGGCACAGGCCCTGCACAACGGCGAACACAGCGAGATCGAGCACTTCCATTTCGACGACCGCTTCCATTCGCTGATCGCCAACGCGAGCGGCAACGTGGTGTTCCCGCGGCTGGTCGAGGAGCTGCGCGTCAATGCGCGGCTGTTCCGACTGCACAGCCCGCTGCACCGCCAGCGCGAGAACCACGACGAGCACGGCACCATCATCGATGCCTTGCGCGCCCGCGACCCGGAGCGCGCCCGCGAGGCCATGCGCGCGCATCTGCGCAGCCTGCAGGAAGACGTCAAGCGCGCCATCATCGAGTGA
- a CDS encoding MFS transporter: MTDVHSDIPARLDRLPWSRWHWRVVVALGVAWVLDGLEVTLVGSIGGVLERPDTLALTAAQIGWSGSLYIGGAVIGALLFGRLTDRLGRKKLFLITLAVYALATLATAFSPDFAFFALCRFLTGLGIGGEYAAINSAIDELIPARVRGRVNLAINGSFWIGAALGAGLSLVLLDPRVLGPVWGWRAGFGLGAVLAVAILLVRRDVPESPRWLMAHGRTEEAERIVAGIEAEVAAQYGTLPTPVGRVHYGRRASPGWREVAQVLLRRYPQRSGVALALMISQAFFYNAIFFTYALVLTRFHGVPEGRVALYIFPFALGNVLGPLILGPLFDRVGRRRMIALTYVCSGIGLALTGWAFMQGWLDARSQALAWSAVFFLASAAASSAYLTVSEVFPLEIRAIAIAIFYAVGTGAGGFVAPVLFGALIETGSRTAVAVGYAIGAALVVIAGLLALRFAVDAERKPLEEVAPPLGSDSSEGPLTR, translated from the coding sequence ATGACGGATGTCCACAGCGACATCCCGGCTCGCCTCGACCGCCTTCCCTGGTCGCGCTGGCACTGGCGCGTGGTCGTGGCGCTGGGCGTCGCCTGGGTGCTCGACGGGCTGGAGGTCACGCTGGTCGGCTCGATCGGCGGCGTGCTCGAACGGCCCGACACGCTGGCGCTGACGGCGGCGCAGATCGGCTGGTCGGGCTCGCTCTACATCGGTGGCGCGGTGATCGGCGCCCTGCTCTTCGGCCGCCTGACCGACCGGCTGGGGCGCAAGAAGCTGTTCCTGATCACGCTGGCCGTCTATGCACTGGCCACGCTTGCCACCGCCTTTTCCCCCGACTTCGCCTTCTTCGCGCTGTGCCGCTTTCTCACCGGGCTGGGCATCGGCGGGGAATACGCGGCCATCAACTCGGCGATCGACGAGCTGATTCCTGCGCGGGTGCGCGGCCGCGTGAACCTGGCGATCAATGGCAGCTTCTGGATCGGCGCTGCGCTCGGCGCGGGGCTGAGCCTTGTGCTGCTGGACCCGCGGGTGCTCGGGCCCGTGTGGGGTTGGCGCGCAGGCTTCGGCCTGGGCGCGGTGCTGGCCGTGGCGATCCTGCTGGTGCGGCGCGACGTGCCGGAAAGTCCACGCTGGTTGATGGCGCATGGCCGCACCGAAGAAGCGGAGCGCATCGTCGCAGGCATCGAGGCGGAGGTCGCCGCGCAGTACGGCACGCTACCCACGCCCGTGGGCCGCGTGCACTACGGCCGGCGCGCGAGCCCGGGTTGGCGCGAGGTCGCGCAGGTGCTGCTGCGCCGCTACCCGCAGCGCAGCGGCGTCGCGCTCGCGCTGATGATCTCGCAGGCCTTCTTCTACAACGCCATTTTCTTCACCTATGCGCTGGTGCTGACGCGCTTCCACGGGGTGCCGGAAGGGCGCGTCGCGCTCTACATCTTTCCCTTCGCGCTCGGCAACGTGCTGGGGCCGCTGATCCTCGGGCCGTTGTTCGACCGTGTCGGGCGCCGCCGCATGATCGCGCTGACCTATGTGTGCTCGGGCATCGGCCTCGCACTGACCGGATGGGCTTTCATGCAGGGCTGGCTCGATGCGCGCAGCCAGGCGTTGGCCTGGTCGGCCGTGTTCTTCCTGGCCTCGGCAGCAGCGAGCTCGGCCTACCTGACGGTGAGCGAGGTGTTCCCGCTCGAGATCCGGGCGATCGCCATCGCGATCTTCTACGCCGTGGGCACGGGCGCGGGCGGCTTCGTCGCGCCGGTGCTCTTCGGCGCGCTGATCGAAACCGGCAGCCGCACCGCGGTGGCCGTCGGCTATGCGATCGGAGCGGCGCTGGTGGTGATCGCCGGGCTGCTGGCGCTGCGCTTCGCGGTCGACGCGGAGCGCAAGCCGCTGGAGGAAGTGGCGCCGCCGCTGGGCAGCGATTCGAGCGAAGGCCCGCTCACTCGATGA
- a CDS encoding urease accessory protein UreD yields MPWNARLELDYRLEGPRSVARFRHEGPLRILQSLYPEGDAVCHNVLVHPPGGLVGGDTLDIRVSAAGGSHGLITTPGASRFYRSEGEPALQRTALQRTALQLEPGARLEWLPLEAICFSGCRAENRLSLQLAEGAELIGWDVTALGLPGAGKPFEKGTLLQHIEMPGAWLERGRIDAADPRLLDGPLGLAGHRCLATLFFVAGAAIARPRREAALDAARALIEAHALRDSAGATSPQPGVVVLRVLAPLVEPAMQLLRQAWQAWRAELWQMRGAPPRIWAM; encoded by the coding sequence ATGCCCTGGAACGCGCGACTCGAGCTCGACTACCGACTGGAAGGCCCGCGCAGCGTCGCGCGCTTCCGCCACGAAGGCCCACTGCGGATCCTGCAGAGCCTGTACCCCGAGGGCGACGCGGTCTGCCACAACGTGCTGGTGCATCCGCCGGGCGGGCTGGTGGGTGGCGACACGCTCGACATCCGGGTGAGCGCCGCAGGCGGCAGCCATGGGTTGATCACGACGCCGGGCGCCAGTCGCTTCTATCGCTCGGAAGGCGAGCCGGCGCTGCAGCGCACGGCGCTGCAGCGCACGGCGCTGCAGCTCGAGCCCGGAGCGCGGCTCGAATGGCTGCCGCTCGAAGCGATCTGCTTCAGCGGCTGCCGCGCGGAGAACCGGCTCTCGCTTCAGCTCGCCGAAGGCGCAGAGCTGATCGGCTGGGACGTGACGGCGCTGGGCTTGCCCGGCGCCGGCAAGCCCTTCGAGAAAGGCACGCTGCTGCAGCACATCGAGATGCCGGGCGCCTGGCTGGAGCGCGGGCGCATCGATGCCGCGGACCCGCGGCTGCTCGATGGTCCGTTGGGGCTGGCCGGCCATCGATGCCTGGCCACCCTGTTCTTTGTCGCGGGCGCCGCGATCGCCCGGCCCCGGCGCGAAGCCGCGCTCGACGCCGCGCGTGCGCTGATCGAGGCCCATGCGCTGCGCGACAGCGCTGGCGCAACCAGCCCGCAGCCGGGCGTGGTCGTGCTGCGCGTGCTGGCGCCCCTGGTCGAGCCGGCGATGCAGTTGCTGCGGCAGGCGTGGCAGGCATGGCGTGCCGAGCTGTGGCAGATGCGCGGTGCGCCGCCGCGCATCTGGGCGATGTAG
- a CDS encoding nucleoside deaminase, translating to MDSLLLPTVPPETPLDERDGRYLRKAIVWSHAARRRGNRPFGAVIVSADGEVLAEAWCNTAETGDVTGHAETNAVRMLAGRGLSREALAAATIYSSGEPCVMCAGAIFWSNIGRVVFGIDAERLRVFRGERPEQRDAELSCRDVFAASAHPVECIGPALLDEAIAAHVGAWQP from the coding sequence ATGGATTCGCTCCTTCTTCCCACCGTTCCCCCGGAGACCCCGCTCGACGAGCGAGACGGGCGCTACCTGCGCAAGGCCATCGTGTGGTCGCATGCCGCGCGGCGGCGCGGCAATCGGCCATTCGGCGCGGTGATCGTCTCGGCCGACGGCGAGGTGCTGGCCGAGGCCTGGTGCAACACAGCCGAGACCGGCGATGTCACAGGCCACGCCGAAACCAATGCGGTGCGCATGCTGGCCGGGCGCGGCCTCTCGCGCGAGGCGCTGGCGGCTGCCACGATCTATTCCTCGGGCGAACCCTGCGTGATGTGCGCGGGCGCCATCTTCTGGTCCAACATCGGCCGCGTGGTCTTCGGCATCGACGCCGAGCGCTTGCGCGTATTCCGCGGCGAGCGCCCGGAGCAGCGCGACGCGGAGCTGTCCTGCCGCGACGTGTTCGCAGCGTCGGCGCATCCGGTCGAATGCATCGGGCCGGCGCTGCTCGACGAAGCCATCGCGGCGCACGTGGGCGCTTGGCAGCCTTAG
- a CDS encoding amino acid ABC transporter permease: protein MGQGWSWSGFTDYLLNPYLLSGAVTTLWLTLAAIAGGLVVGCALALARLSSRRWLNAPAHFYIWVFRGTPLLVQLIIIYTGLPQLGLKLSVIESALLGLILNEAAYLAEIVRGGIQSVPVGQTHAARAVGFSNAQTMRYIVMPQAMRLIVPTLGNSINGLLKTTSITSVISMEELLRRTQVLIQERFMVLELFLVAALYYLLMTTAWDFVQRRIERHYGRAYGPASAPAAAPPEAALEQR from the coding sequence ATGGGACAAGGCTGGAGCTGGTCGGGATTCACCGACTACCTGTTGAACCCTTACCTGCTGAGCGGCGCCGTGACCACGCTGTGGCTCACGCTTGCCGCGATCGCCGGCGGACTGGTGGTGGGCTGCGCGCTGGCCCTGGCCCGGCTGTCGAGCCGCCGCTGGCTCAACGCGCCGGCGCACTTCTACATCTGGGTGTTCCGCGGCACGCCGCTGCTGGTGCAGCTGATCATCATCTACACCGGCCTGCCGCAGCTGGGGCTGAAGCTGTCGGTCATCGAGTCGGCCCTGCTCGGCCTGATCCTCAACGAGGCGGCGTACCTGGCCGAGATCGTGCGCGGCGGCATCCAGTCGGTGCCGGTGGGCCAGACCCATGCGGCGCGCGCCGTCGGCTTCAGCAACGCGCAGACCATGCGCTACATCGTCATGCCGCAGGCGATGCGGCTGATCGTGCCGACGCTGGGCAACAGCATCAACGGCCTGCTGAAGACCACCTCGATCACGTCGGTGATCTCGATGGAAGAGCTGCTGCGCCGCACGCAGGTGCTGATCCAGGAAAGATTCATGGTGCTCGAGCTGTTCCTCGTCGCAGCCCTCTACTACCTGCTGATGACCACCGCCTGGGACTTCGTGCAGCGCCGCATCGAACGCCACTACGGCCGCGCCTACGGACCGGCGAGCGCGCCGGCCGCGGCACCGCCGGAGGCCGCGCTCGAGCAGCGCTAG
- a CDS encoding ABC transporter substrate-binding protein — translation MKLLPALVSASALFLLGAGAANAQACKSPVPDSALVKKGTLVMSVNPTLPPLQFVDQTGALKGMRVELGEAIAKRLCLTPEYVRIEFSAMIPGLQAGRWDVINTGIFYTEERAKLMQMLIYEDQAISISTAKGNPLKIGKPEDLSGKSIGVEIGGFEERKARELDKQLTDKGMKGMTIRTFENFAMAFQALRAGQVEVALSIDSTGAEYQKRGDFDRVLHGLFPTPVALAARNKDVAGAIAKVLNDMKADGSFQKLFDQYGVKAFEGAVTVKGPAG, via the coding sequence ATGAAACTGCTTCCCGCTCTCGTGTCGGCCTCGGCCCTGTTCCTTCTCGGCGCGGGCGCTGCGAACGCGCAGGCGTGCAAGTCGCCGGTGCCCGATTCGGCGCTCGTCAAGAAGGGCACCCTCGTGATGTCGGTGAATCCCACGCTGCCGCCCTTGCAGTTCGTCGACCAGACGGGCGCACTCAAGGGCATGCGCGTGGAACTGGGCGAGGCGATCGCCAAGCGGCTGTGCCTGACGCCGGAGTACGTGCGCATCGAGTTCTCGGCCATGATCCCGGGCCTGCAGGCGGGCCGCTGGGATGTCATCAACACCGGCATCTTCTATACCGAGGAGCGCGCCAAGCTGATGCAGATGCTGATCTACGAGGACCAGGCCATCAGCATCAGCACCGCCAAGGGCAACCCGCTGAAGATCGGCAAGCCGGAGGACCTCTCGGGCAAGAGCATCGGCGTGGAGATCGGCGGCTTCGAGGAGCGCAAGGCGCGCGAGCTCGACAAGCAGCTCACCGACAAGGGCATGAAGGGCATGACCATCCGCACCTTCGAGAACTTCGCCATGGCCTTCCAGGCCTTGCGCGCCGGCCAGGTCGAAGTGGCGTTGTCGATCGATTCCACGGGCGCCGAGTACCAGAAGCGCGGCGATTTCGACCGCGTGCTGCACGGCCTGTTCCCGACCCCCGTCGCGCTCGCTGCCCGCAACAAGGATGTGGCCGGCGCCATCGCCAAGGTGCTCAACGACATGAAGGCGGACGGCAGCTTCCAGAAGCTGTTCGACCAGTACGGCGTGAAGGCCTTCGAAGGCGCCGTGACCGTCAAGGGCCCTGCGGGCTGA
- the hydA gene encoding dihydropyrimidinase, protein MAHYDLILRNADIATVGDRYRADIGVREGRIAAIAQGLEGHAAREIDAAGRLVTPGGVDGHCHFDQPTSDGSRFADDFFTGTRSAACGGTTTVLPFAAQQKGHSLQAAVDDYHQRAEGKAVIDYAFHLIVSDATRDVTRRELPALIEKGYTSFKIYMTYDDLKLDDRQVLEVLAAARRHGAMTMVHAENSDCIAWLTEQLLDAGLTAPRYHASSRPMAVEREATHRAIALAELVDTPILIVHVSGREAVEQIHWARGRGLPIHAETCPQYLFLSAEDLGLHEDDPMHGARCICSPPPRDKANQPFIWNGLASGLFTIVSSDHAPFNMNGPDGKRVAGENASFDRIPNGIPGVETRLPLLMSEGVLAGRIDIHRFVELTATNPARLYGLYPRKGTIAVGSDADFVVWDVFAAGKEKTIANDMLHHAADYTPYEGMKLRAWPGITVSRGRVVWQDGEFRAEPGSGEFLPCLRPRAPNAGNPLQKWL, encoded by the coding sequence ATGGCCCACTACGACCTGATTCTTCGCAACGCCGACATCGCCACCGTCGGCGACCGCTACCGTGCCGACATCGGCGTGCGCGAAGGCCGCATCGCCGCCATCGCGCAAGGCCTCGAAGGCCACGCCGCACGCGAGATCGATGCCGCGGGCCGGCTCGTCACGCCCGGCGGTGTCGACGGCCACTGCCACTTCGACCAGCCCACCAGCGACGGCTCGCGCTTTGCCGACGACTTCTTCACCGGCACCCGGTCGGCGGCCTGCGGCGGCACCACCACCGTGCTGCCCTTCGCCGCCCAGCAGAAAGGGCACAGCCTGCAGGCCGCGGTCGACGACTACCACCAGCGCGCAGAGGGCAAGGCGGTGATCGACTACGCCTTCCACCTGATCGTGTCCGACGCCACCCGCGACGTGACGCGGCGGGAGCTGCCCGCGCTGATCGAGAAGGGCTACACCTCCTTCAAGATCTACATGACCTACGACGACCTGAAGCTGGACGACCGGCAGGTCCTCGAAGTGCTCGCCGCCGCGCGCCGGCATGGTGCGATGACCATGGTCCATGCCGAGAACAGCGACTGCATCGCCTGGCTCACCGAGCAGCTGCTCGACGCCGGCCTCACCGCGCCGCGCTACCACGCGAGCTCCCGGCCGATGGCGGTGGAGCGCGAGGCCACGCACCGAGCCATCGCGCTGGCCGAACTGGTCGATACCCCGATCCTGATCGTGCACGTCTCTGGCCGCGAGGCCGTCGAGCAGATCCACTGGGCCCGCGGGCGCGGCCTGCCGATCCATGCAGAGACCTGCCCGCAGTACCTCTTCCTGAGCGCCGAGGACCTGGGGCTGCACGAAGACGACCCGATGCACGGAGCGCGCTGCATCTGCAGCCCGCCGCCGCGCGACAAGGCCAACCAGCCCTTCATCTGGAACGGGCTGGCCAGCGGTCTCTTCACCATCGTCTCCTCCGACCATGCGCCCTTCAACATGAACGGCCCGGACGGCAAGCGGGTGGCCGGCGAGAACGCCTCGTTCGACCGCATCCCCAACGGCATTCCGGGCGTGGAAACGCGGCTGCCGCTGCTGATGAGCGAGGGCGTGCTGGCCGGGCGCATCGACATCCATCGCTTCGTGGAGCTCACTGCCACGAATCCGGCGCGGCTCTACGGCCTGTACCCGCGCAAGGGCACGATCGCGGTCGGCAGTGATGCGGACTTCGTGGTGTGGGACGTCTTCGCCGCGGGCAAGGAGAAGACCATCGCCAACGACATGCTCCACCATGCCGCCGACTACACCCCCTACGAGGGCATGAAGCTGCGCGCCTGGCCCGGTATCACCGTGTCGCGCGGTCGCGTGGTGTGGCAGGACGGCGAGTTCCGGGCCGAGCCGGGATCGGGCGAGTTCCTGCCGTGCCTGCGCCCGCGCGCGCCCAACGCCGGCAACCCGCTGCAGAAGTGGCTGTGA